In Gordonia phthalatica, one genomic interval encodes:
- a CDS encoding AAA family ATPase, with protein MTKVTLAHPDNPGESADVSGVVAKEIEFHKAQTKRAKDEFRKHKASVYETEKLRDEARERIKAEKAQKKAEAAGIASVRDRLMSVDAFMDAEAPDALVKDVLDGGGLSMLIGHRGTYKTAIALAMSLCIACGIPWGAHRTERGRVLYLVGEGGGRAFGIRLEAWLSHHGITRDEIRPWFMGLNGAAPFMSAAWDELVAYAKEFGPSLIVVDTLARHQLGLEENSNSDASEAVNKADHLRAQTGAAVMVLHHPPKGGTSGRGAGAWEGGADSVFHLEKDAPVDGQVEMTTTKQKHRPETGRWAFRIEQVEVRENGTWPTSMVPVHADPFVVDAAAEEAKAAKETALQAEVLEYLRGRQDADMSPNKTEFRKHFEETKRREAALGALEKLKLRGEVEFVPGKGRAEIIRAVTDAKILPFQASAEGVDA; from the coding sequence GTGACCAAGGTGACTCTGGCCCACCCCGACAACCCCGGCGAGTCCGCGGACGTGTCCGGCGTCGTCGCCAAGGAGATCGAGTTCCACAAGGCCCAGACCAAGCGCGCCAAAGACGAGTTCCGCAAGCACAAGGCCAGCGTCTACGAGACCGAGAAGCTCCGCGACGAGGCGCGCGAACGGATCAAGGCCGAGAAGGCCCAGAAGAAGGCCGAGGCCGCCGGTATCGCCTCGGTCCGGGACCGGCTCATGTCGGTGGACGCGTTCATGGACGCCGAGGCACCGGACGCGCTGGTCAAGGATGTCCTGGACGGTGGCGGCCTCTCCATGCTCATCGGGCACCGAGGCACCTACAAGACCGCCATCGCGCTGGCCATGTCGCTGTGCATCGCGTGCGGCATCCCGTGGGGTGCTCACCGCACCGAGCGCGGCCGGGTCCTGTACCTGGTCGGTGAGGGTGGCGGCCGAGCGTTCGGTATCCGCCTGGAGGCCTGGCTCTCACACCACGGGATCACCCGCGACGAGATCCGCCCGTGGTTCATGGGCCTCAACGGTGCCGCGCCGTTCATGTCGGCCGCGTGGGACGAGCTGGTGGCCTACGCCAAGGAGTTCGGCCCGTCGCTCATCGTCGTGGACACGCTGGCGCGCCACCAGCTCGGCCTGGAGGAGAACAGCAACTCTGACGCGTCCGAGGCTGTGAACAAGGCCGACCACCTCCGAGCCCAGACCGGCGCGGCCGTCATGGTCCTCCATCACCCGCCCAAGGGTGGGACCAGCGGCCGCGGAGCCGGTGCCTGGGAGGGTGGCGCGGACTCGGTGTTCCACCTGGAGAAGGACGCGCCGGTGGACGGCCAGGTGGAGATGACCACGACGAAACAGAAGCACCGGCCGGAGACGGGACGATGGGCGTTCCGCATCGAACAGGTGGAGGTCCGGGAGAACGGCACCTGGCCCACCTCCATGGTCCCGGTCCACGCCGATCCGTTCGTGGTGGACGCGGCCGCCGAGGAGGCCAAGGCCGCCAAGGAGACCGCGCTCCAGGCCGAGGTTCTGGAGTACCTCCGAGGCCGCCAGGACGCGGACATGTCCCCGAACAAGACCGAGTTCCGCAAGCACTTCGAGGAGACCAAGCGACGGGAGGCGGCCCTGGGCGCGCTGGAGAAGCTCAAGCTCCGCGGGGAGGTCGAGTTCGTTCCAGGCAAGGGGCGCGCCGAGATCATCCGCGCCGTCACCGACGCCAAGATCCTCCCCTTCCAGGCATCGGCGGAGGGAGTCGATGCCTAG